Within Caproicibacterium argilliputei, the genomic segment AGCCTCGCGTTTGCACATAAAAAGGCGCTGAATCCCAACATGAACTGCCACGTAGAGTACGAGCGGGTCACTGCCCTCAGCGAGCTCAGCGCAAAGGTTTATGACGAAACCGCCGCTCTGCAAAACGCGGTTGACAGTGCTGCTTCTGTTGCGGACTTTGAGGCGAACGCCCAGGCATACAAAGAACTGGTTCTGCCCGCCATGGAAACTCTGCGTGCAGACGCAGACCAGATGGAAAGCCTGACCGGCGGCAGTTACTGGCCGTTCCCGACTTACTCCGATTTGATTTATCACGTATAAGTTTCCAACCCAATCTTACCATTGGCAAAAAAGCCGTCCCGATTTTTATATCGGGGCGGCTTTTTTCGACTATTTTTTATCATTTTATGAAGAGGGGGAATCTTTTCTATGGACGCAAACGTTACAGCATCCGCAGTCAACACCATTTGGACCCTGGTTGCCGCAGCGCTGGTTTTCTTTATGCAGGCGGGCTTCGCCATGGTAGAAACCGGCTTTACGCGGGCAAAAAACGCAGGCAATATCATCATGAAAAATCTGATGGATTTCTGCATCGGCACCCCGTTGTTCTTTCTCATCGGCTTCGGCATCATGTTCGGCGCGGGAAACGGCTTCTTCGGCTGGCTGGATCCCGGTATCCAGCAAAGCTATGCGCAGATTCTGCCGGCAGGTGTGCCGAAGTGGGCATACGTGATTTTTCAGACTGTTTTCTGTGCCACAAGCGCAACCATTGTTTCCGGCGCCATGGCAGAGCGCACCAAATTCATTTCGTACTGCATTTACTCCGCGTGCATCAGCGGCATCATCTACCCGATTACCGGTCACTGGATTTGGGGCGGCGGCTGGCTGTCGCAGTTGGGATTCCACGACTTTGCGGGTTCTACCGCCGTGCACATGGTCGGCGGCATCTGCGCACTGATTGGCGCCATGATTCTGGGGCCGCGCATTGGAAAGTACGACAAGGACGGCAATCCCAAAGCAATTCTCGGTCACAGTCTGACGCTCGGCGCATTGGGCTGCTTCATCCTTTGGTTCTGCTGGTTCGGCTTTAACGGCGGCTCTACCGTATCCATGGACAACACGCAGTCCATCGAATCCGCCGGCCTCATCTTTATGAATACGAACATTGCCGCGGCTGTGGCAACCTGCACGGCCATGATTGTCACTTGGGTTCGCTACGGCAAGCCCGATATTTCCATGACGCTGAATGCCTCGCTGGCAGGACTGGTTGCCATCACCGCCGGCTGCGACACGGTTACACCGGTAGGCGCATCCCTCATCGGGATTCTTTCCGGTGTCGCCGTAATTGTCGGCATTGAACTACTGGATAAAAAGGCGCACATCGACGACCCAGTTGGCGCAGTTGGTGTGCACTGTGTTAACGGTGCACTGGGCACTTTACTGGTTGGTCTTTTTGCAAAGCATCCGATGAATGACACCTTTGGTGAAAATGCCGGTTTGTTTTACGGCGGCGGGTTCAAGCTGTTGGGTGTGCAGCTGCTCGGCGTTCTCACAGTTGCGGCATTTGTCGCCGTCATGATTACCATTGTATTTCAGATTTTAAAGCACACTGTCGGGCTGCGCTGCAGCGCGGAGGAAGAACTGCGCGGTTTGGATATCACGGAGCACGGCATTGCCAGCTCGTATGCGGACTTTATGCCGATGGCTCCCTCGGTCTTGAATGGTATCAGCGAAGGCAGCGTCCGTGCTGAAACCGCTTTTAATGCCTCTGTGGAAAAAGCCATTACGGTCGAGCATATGCCAGCCGCCGCAGCCGGTGCGCCGGCAGACAAGGTTTCTTCCAAGCCGGACGCGGTCATGACGCAGGTGGTCATGATTTTTAACCAAAACCGCTTCGAAGCTTTGAAAAATGCCATGAACGACATTGGTGTTACCGGCATGACCGTCACCAACGTTCTCGGCTGCGGTACTCAAAAAGGACGCAGTGAGTATTACCGTGGTGTAAAGGTAGAAGAAATCAACCTGCTTCCCAAAATTAAGCTGGAGATGGTCATTTCAGAAGTACCGACAGATACGGTGATTGCAGCCGCGAAAAAGGTGCTGTACACCGGCCACATCGGCGACGGTAAGATTTTTGTCTACGATGTGCGGGATGTGGTCAAAGTACGCACTGGCGAAACCGGTTATGACGCGCTGCAGGGCGATGACTGAGCATTCCCCTTTTCACATTCTGAACAACTTAAAGAAGCGGCAGCAAAATTGCTGCCGCTTTTCCTATTTAAAAAGTACGAATGGTTGTAAACGGATACAGCCGCACGACCACTTTCCCAATCACGTCTGAAGCCGCCACCGCGCCGATTTCGCGGCTGTCGGTAGAGTGGTTGCGGTTGTCCCCCATGAGAAACACATGGTCCGGCGGCACGGTCAAGTCCACATCTGTGCCCGACCACGGCTGCTCCTTCACGTAAGGCTCTGTCAATTTTTTCCCGTTGCGTGTAACCGTACCGTTAGAAACCACGATGTGATCGCCTGCAACGGCAATCACACGCTTAATCAGATTTTCCTGCAGGGGATTGTCACTGTTGACCACCACAATATCGCCGCGCTGCGGGTGATACTGCAGCTCCCAGAGCAGCACCAAGTCGCCATCGTGGCAGGTGTTCTGCATACTCACACCGATGACGCGGCTGGGCCGCGCAACGAAGTTGCAGAACAGCAGCGTTGCCGCAATCGTAATCAGCACAGACAGAATCCATGTGCGCGGATTCTCTTTTTTTTCCGTTCGGCGGTTTCCCTCCTGCCGGTCTGCCTGCTCCGCATCTTCCCTGCCGGATTTTTCCTGCATACTTTCCATCCTCTTCTCTCGATTCTTTACTGGCTAAAACGAAGTGCCGAATTTGTCGAACGGGTAAATGCGCACCGCGACTTTTCCCTCCACATCAGACACACTGAGCGGGCCAATCAGGCGGCTGTCTGCAGAATTATTCCGGTTGTCCCCCATTAAAAAGACTTCCCCTTTCGGAATCGTCACATCCACATTATTTCCGCCCCATTTTTGTTCTTTTATGTAGCTTTCGGTAAGTTTCTTTTCATTCAGCGTAACTGTGCCGTCTTTGACCACAAGATGGTCGCCGCCAACGGCAATCACACGCTTAATCAAATCCTCATTCAAGACCGTACCGTGGGCATTCGCAATCACCACATCGCCGCGCTGCGGCTGATATCCCAGCTTCCAGACAAAGACAAAGTCGTTGTTTTGAAATGTATTCTGCATACTTTCACCCATTACATAACGTGGCTGCGCAACAAAGGTGCAAAACAGCAGCGCTGCCGCAAAGGTAATCGCCATGGTTACAATCCAGGACAGCGGTCCGTCCTTTTTCTTTGCCGGAGCCGCATCCTGCGGCAGGGCTTCCGCCTGCGCCGCAGACTCTTGTACAGCAGCTTCTGTACGCTGCAATTCCTGCGTTTCTTTGGTTTCCGAATCCATTGTTAAGCAACCTCCTGCAGCGCACAGCTGCGCTTTTCATTTATTTCCGGTGAAGCACATTTTTGACCAGCTGAATTTCATTTTTTGTGGGTAGAATCAGCCGCACCGGACTGGTGTGCGTAAAAATACAAAAAATCACCAGACTGCACAGCCCCTGCGTCATCATGGAAAGGCTTGTGGCCACCGCGACGCCGTTATAACTCATAGACGGAATCAGTGCAATGGTAGCGGCAATATTGACGGCAATGCCCAGTATCGTTGGCAGGATGTTCAGTTCCGGACGTCCGAAAGCGGAAATCGAATTGGACAGTACCTTTGCAAACGACACAAAAATGGAGCCAATAATTAAGTACCGCAGCGGTGCAAGCGCACCTATATACTTGGAAAACAGAATGGGTACAAAAATATCCGCAAGCCAGACAATTAAGAATGCACACACAATCGTAATGTACATGACAATTTTACAGGAAAGCTGGGTAATATGCGTTTTATCCTCATCATTCTGCATGGCGGCCACGCGGCTGGTAATGACCAGACCGACCGCTTCCG encodes:
- the lepB gene encoding signal peptidase I — protein: MDSETKETQELQRTEAAVQESAAQAEALPQDAAPAKKKDGPLSWIVTMAITFAAALLFCTFVAQPRYVMGESMQNTFQNNDFVFVWKLGYQPQRGDVVIANAHGTVLNEDLIKRVIAVGGDHLVVKDGTVTLNEKKLTESYIKEQKWGGNNVDVTIPKGEVFLMGDNRNNSADSRLIGPLSVSDVEGKVAVRIYPFDKFGTSF
- the lepB gene encoding signal peptidase I gives rise to the protein MQEKSGREDAEQADRQEGNRRTEKKENPRTWILSVLITIAATLLFCNFVARPSRVIGVSMQNTCHDGDLVLLWELQYHPQRGDIVVVNSDNPLQENLIKRVIAVAGDHIVVSNGTVTRNGKKLTEPYVKEQPWSGTDVDLTVPPDHVFLMGDNRNHSTDSREIGAVAASDVIGKVVVRLYPFTTIRTF
- a CDS encoding ammonium transporter, which encodes MDANVTASAVNTIWTLVAAALVFFMQAGFAMVETGFTRAKNAGNIIMKNLMDFCIGTPLFFLIGFGIMFGAGNGFFGWLDPGIQQSYAQILPAGVPKWAYVIFQTVFCATSATIVSGAMAERTKFISYCIYSACISGIIYPITGHWIWGGGWLSQLGFHDFAGSTAVHMVGGICALIGAMILGPRIGKYDKDGNPKAILGHSLTLGALGCFILWFCWFGFNGGSTVSMDNTQSIESAGLIFMNTNIAAAVATCTAMIVTWVRYGKPDISMTLNASLAGLVAITAGCDTVTPVGASLIGILSGVAVIVGIELLDKKAHIDDPVGAVGVHCVNGALGTLLVGLFAKHPMNDTFGENAGLFYGGGFKLLGVQLLGVLTVAAFVAVMITIVFQILKHTVGLRCSAEEELRGLDITEHGIASSYADFMPMAPSVLNGISEGSVRAETAFNASVEKAITVEHMPAAAAGAPADKVSSKPDAVMTQVVMIFNQNRFEALKNAMNDIGVTGMTVTNVLGCGTQKGRSEYYRGVKVEEINLLPKIKLEMVISEVPTDTVIAAAKKVLYTGHIGDGKIFVYDVRDVVKVRTGETGYDALQGDD